A DNA window from Brassica napus cultivar Da-Ae chromosome C1, Da-Ae, whole genome shotgun sequence contains the following coding sequences:
- the LOC111212199 gene encoding dof zinc finger protein DOF4.4-like isoform X1 produces the protein MDKLSVIVKGDHQVNEEKPPPRLCPRCSSDNTKFCYYNNYSVSQPRYNCRNCRRFWTHGGALRDIPIGGRARKIKRTSIDQPSVSQVLSVVQQVNHHQPFLHAQETNEFLGTFGGAVGNHFSSSPEIHGEMVLPIQSIPPMDRFDLFDVTFNQGYYGVGFNDLVGNPLMNQSIGGHVDNYNSYRMNQEDPNNRNQSFNNSINMNHNTSTSGSRGYPGTDHMTDNNKDRNKCVFSSSYHLEKYGP, from the coding sequence ATGGATAAGTTGAGTGTTATCGTTAAGGGAGACCATCAAGTGAATGAAGAGAAGCCTCCACCACGACTGTGTCCAAGGTGTAGCTCAGACAACACCAAGTTCTGTTACTACAACAACTACAGTGTGTCTCAACCTCGCTACAACTGCAGGAACTGTCGCCGATTCTGGACCCATGGTGGAGCTTTAAGGGACATACCAATTGGTGGAAGGGCCCGTAAAATCAAGCGTACAAGTATAGATCAGCCATCTGTTTCTCAGGTACTTTCTGTTGTCCAACAGGTTAATCATCACCAACCTTTCTTACATGCTCAAGAAACCAACGAGTTTCTTGGAACTTTTGGTGGTGCTGTTGGGAACCATTTCAGTTCTTCGCCTGAAATTCATGGTGAAATGGTGCTTCCAATTCAAAGTATTCCACCAATGGATCGCTTTGATCTCTTTGATGTTACGTTTAACCAAGGTTATTACGGTGTTGGATTCAATGATTTGGTTGGTAATCCTTTGATGAACCAATCAATCGGTGGACATGTTGATAACTATAACAGTTATCGCATGAATCAAGAGGATCCAAACAATCGAAACCAAAGCTTCAACAACAGCATCAACATGAATCATAATACCAGCACTAGTGGAAGCAGAGGATATCCAGGCACTGATCACATGACCGACAACAACAAAGACAGGAACAAGTGTGTGTTTAGTTCCTCCTATCACTTGGAGAAGTATGGTCCTTGA